A genomic region of Chryseobacterium sp. KACC 21268 contains the following coding sequences:
- a CDS encoding adenine phosphoribosyltransferase yields the protein MASAELIHKLEQTIENIPDFPIPGIQFKDICPIFLQPKLYEEVIADLAEFSRGKIDVVCGIESRGYLFGIAIAVALDVPFVLIRKAGKLPPPFISEKYDLEYGSAEIEMKTGHLKEGQRVLIHDDLLATGGTTEAAAKLVAKQGAIPTQFSFLIDLKELNGEERLSKFGAEVYSILNY from the coding sequence ATGGCGTCAGCAGAACTCATCCACAAACTAGAACAAACCATAGAAAACATCCCAGATTTTCCAATTCCGGGAATCCAATTCAAAGATATCTGTCCCATTTTCCTTCAGCCAAAACTATATGAAGAAGTGATTGCAGACCTTGCAGAGTTCAGCCGTGGAAAAATTGACGTCGTTTGCGGAATCGAAAGCCGCGGCTACCTTTTCGGAATTGCAATCGCTGTCGCTTTGGATGTTCCTTTTGTACTCATCAGAAAAGCAGGAAAATTGCCGCCGCCATTCATCAGTGAAAAATATGACCTCGAATATGGCTCAGCAGAAATCGAGATGAAAACGGGACATCTTAAAGAAGGTCAACGCGTTTTGATTCACGACGACCTTTTGGCAACAGGCGGAACGACGGAAGCTGCTGCGAAATTAGTTGCAAAACAAGGTGCAATCCCAACACAATTCAGTTTTTTGATTGATTTAAAAGAATTGAACGGCGAAGAAAGATTATCAAAATTTGGGGCAGAAGTCTATTCTATCCTCAATTATTAA
- a CDS encoding tetratricopeptide repeat protein codes for MADLHNKKNEQEGKETVEFFRDLDKEALNIEGFLEKNAKVLSIGFGILIVAVLGWFGYQQFILGPKNEEATKSYLSAQKNLAEGKEDLALGGKSVANPGFLGTFDQYGSTKAGKLAAYNAGLIEFKKGNYQKAYDLLDKFSSGNKVLVALKYGAMADCLSNLNKSDDALAMADKASSASDDAYTSYYFTKKAGMLALALKKNADAKKYFAAIDEKYQDYDNGQSDAFIEMTKYY; via the coding sequence ATGGCAGATCTACATAACAAAAAAAACGAACAAGAAGGAAAAGAAACTGTAGAATTCTTTAGAGACCTTGATAAAGAAGCACTTAACATCGAAGGCTTTTTAGAAAAAAATGCCAAAGTGTTGAGCATTGGTTTCGGTATTTTGATCGTTGCAGTTTTAGGCTGGTTCGGTTATCAGCAGTTCATTCTTGGTCCTAAAAACGAAGAAGCTACTAAAAGCTACCTCTCTGCTCAGAAGAATTTGGCAGAAGGAAAAGAAGACCTTGCTCTTGGTGGAAAATCTGTTGCAAACCCAGGATTCTTGGGAACGTTTGACCAATACGGAAGTACAAAAGCTGGTAAATTGGCAGCTTACAACGCTGGATTGATCGAGTTCAAAAAAGGAAACTATCAGAAAGCTTACGATCTATTGGACAAATTCAGCTCTGGAAACAAAGTTTTGGTGGCGCTTAAATATGGTGCAATGGCAGACTGTCTTTCTAACCTGAACAAAAGCGACGATGCGCTGGCAATGGCAGACAAAGCTTCTTCTGCTTCAGACGACGCTTACACCTCTTACTATTTCACAAAGAAAGCAGGAATGTTGGCTTTGGCACTTAAGAAAAATGCAGATGCTAAAAAATATTTCGCAGCGATCGACGAGAAATATCAGGATTATGACAACGGTCAATCCGATGCATTTATCGAAATGACAAAATATTATTAA
- the ribH gene encoding 6,7-dimethyl-8-ribityllumazine synthase yields the protein MATVNLSDYKPLNISNADEYSIGIVVSEWNDFITYNLRNGALETLKAEGIKEENIHIHYVPGAFELSFATMKLCRSGRFAAVIAIGNVIRGETPHFEFVCSGVTQGIKDCNILTDTPAIFCVLTDDNKEQSIARSGGSLGNKGVEAAVTALKMIDFNKNSN from the coding sequence ATGGCTACTGTAAATCTTTCAGATTACAAACCGCTCAACATTTCCAATGCCGATGAATATTCAATCGGCATTGTTGTTTCTGAGTGGAACGACTTCATCACCTACAACCTTCGAAACGGCGCTTTGGAAACCCTGAAAGCCGAAGGCATCAAGGAAGAGAACATTCACATCCACTACGTTCCCGGCGCGTTCGAATTGAGTTTTGCGACAATGAAACTTTGCCGCTCTGGCAGATTTGCTGCCGTGATAGCGATTGGAAACGTCATCCGCGGCGAAACACCTCACTTCGAGTTCGTATGTTCCGGCGTGACGCAAGGCATCAAGGACTGTAACATTCTGACCGACACACCAGCTATTTTCTGCGTTTTGACAGATGATAACAAAGAACAATCCATCGCGAGAAGCGGCGGAAGTCTCGGAAACAAAGGTGTAGAAGCAGCCGTGACCGCTTTGAAAATGATAGACTTCAACAAGAATTCGAATTAG
- a CDS encoding neutral zinc metallopeptidase: MKWTNDRSGNFDDRRGSGGGGGMLVGGGLGTIIIAAIVFFLGGDPSAILNNGASSSQQTEQRQLSKEELSIGEFVNMTTALNEETWNKIFQENGMQFKPAKVVLFENGTQSGCGAAQSEMGPFYCPADQTIYMDMSFFNELQQKFGAKVGQFTVAYVLGHEYGHHIQTLLGTTQKVNQLRGRYSESEMNKVSVATELQADFYAGLWAKQTDNREKILEPGDIQQAMSAAAAVGDDNIQKRAQGYVNQESFTHGSSAQREEWFMKGYNSGDIRQGDTFDALLR, translated from the coding sequence ATGAAATGGACAAACGACAGAAGTGGCAACTTCGATGACAGACGTGGCTCAGGTGGCGGAGGCGGAATGCTGGTCGGCGGAGGATTGGGCACGATCATCATTGCGGCAATTGTCTTCTTTTTAGGAGGAGATCCGTCAGCTATTTTAAACAACGGCGCATCTTCATCACAACAGACCGAGCAAAGACAACTCTCCAAAGAAGAACTTAGCATAGGAGAATTTGTAAATATGACCACTGCTCTTAATGAAGAAACCTGGAATAAAATCTTTCAGGAAAATGGTATGCAATTCAAACCGGCCAAAGTTGTTCTTTTTGAAAATGGAACACAATCCGGTTGTGGAGCTGCCCAATCAGAAATGGGACCTTTCTATTGTCCGGCGGACCAAACCATCTATATGGATATGAGTTTCTTCAACGAGCTTCAGCAGAAGTTTGGAGCCAAGGTGGGACAATTCACGGTAGCTTACGTTTTAGGTCACGAATATGGACATCACATTCAAACCTTATTAGGAACCACTCAAAAAGTAAATCAACTAAGAGGACGATATTCTGAATCTGAAATGAACAAGGTTTCCGTCGCTACAGAACTTCAAGCGGATTTCTACGCCGGATTGTGGGCAAAACAAACCGACAACCGCGAGAAAATATTAGAACCTGGCGACATCCAACAAGCGATGAGCGCTGCAGCGGCCGTTGGCGATGATAACATTCAGAAGAGAGCGCAAGGTTATGTGAACCAAGAAAGCTTTACACACGGTTCTTCTGCACAGAGAGAAGAATGGTTTATGAAAGGTTACAATTCTGGCGACATCAGACAAGGTGATACCTTCGATGCGCTTTTGAGATAA
- the xylE gene encoding D-xylose transporter XylE encodes MQIIDSGPKYSSGTKAQINMLYVTVLTLVATLGGLLFGYDTAVISGAEKSIQDYLIIPLGLSALAHGATISSALIGCIIGGAVSGMISTKLGRKKSLMLSAFLFFISALGAAYPEFLFFKHGEHSMGVLLAFNFYRIIGGIGVGLASAVCPMYIGEIAPAEIRGKLVSLNQFAIIFGMLVVYFVNWGIASGQTVEWINEVGWRYMFLSLTIPSALFGILLFFVPETPRYLTFINRDGEALKILTKINGEARGREIFSEIKSTVVEHKSVIFAFGKTVIIIGILLSVFQQFVGINVALYYAPRIFESMGVHKDSSMLQTVVMGLVNVIFTVIAIFTVDKWGRKPLLIVGSIGMAIGMFAIAILSYYQIIGIATLVFIIVYTASFMMSWGPICWVLISEIFPNKIRGSAIAIAVAAQWAANYLISSTYPFMMEFSGAFTYGFYGVMSVLSLFFVWKWVPETKGKSLEEIEKVWEK; translated from the coding sequence ATGCAAATAATAGATTCTGGTCCAAAATACTCTTCCGGGACAAAGGCGCAGATCAATATGCTGTACGTTACTGTACTCACGTTGGTTGCCACTTTGGGAGGACTTTTGTTTGGTTATGACACCGCCGTGATTTCCGGAGCCGAGAAATCGATTCAAGACTATCTGATCATTCCATTAGGCTTGAGTGCACTGGCACACGGAGCGACCATTTCGAGTGCGTTGATTGGATGCATCATCGGTGGCGCTGTTTCCGGAATGATCTCTACAAAGCTGGGGAGAAAAAAATCATTGATGCTTTCTGCATTTTTGTTCTTCATCAGTGCTTTAGGAGCCGCGTATCCTGAATTTTTATTCTTCAAACATGGCGAACATTCGATGGGTGTTTTGTTGGCATTTAATTTTTACAGGATCATTGGTGGAATCGGTGTAGGATTGGCTTCGGCGGTCTGTCCGATGTACATTGGTGAGATTGCGCCTGCAGAAATACGTGGAAAATTAGTGTCTCTTAATCAATTTGCCATCATATTCGGGATGCTTGTGGTTTACTTCGTTAACTGGGGAATCGCAAGTGGGCAAACCGTAGAATGGATCAACGAAGTAGGATGGAGATATATGTTTTTATCACTGACAATTCCGTCTGCGCTCTTCGGAATTCTATTGTTCTTCGTCCCTGAAACGCCACGTTATCTGACTTTTATTAATAGAGATGGAGAGGCGCTTAAAATTTTAACTAAAATTAATGGTGAAGCCCGCGGAAGAGAAATTTTCTCGGAAATAAAAAGTACTGTTGTTGAACATAAAAGTGTAATTTTTGCCTTCGGTAAGACCGTGATCATTATCGGGATCTTACTTTCAGTTTTCCAACAATTTGTGGGTATTAATGTGGCATTATATTACGCACCAAGGATTTTCGAAAGTATGGGTGTTCACAAAGATTCATCGATGTTACAAACTGTTGTGATGGGATTGGTGAATGTTATATTTACTGTTATCGCCATTTTCACGGTAGATAAGTGGGGAAGAAAACCATTGTTAATAGTAGGATCTATAGGGATGGCGATTGGAATGTTTGCCATTGCAATTTTATCTTATTATCAGATTATTGGAATTGCCACTTTGGTCTTTATCATCGTTTATACGGCTTCATTTATGATGTCTTGGGGACCAATTTGCTGGGTTTTGATCTCTGAAATTTTCCCTAATAAAATCAGAGGGAGTGCCATTGCAATTGCTGTTGCTGCACAATGGGCCGCAAATTATTTAATTTCATCTACTTATCCTTTTATGATGGAATTCAGTGGTGCATTTACCTATGGATTTTATGGTGTGATGAGTGTTCTGTCCCTATTCTTCGTATGGAAATGGGTTCCTGAGACCAAAGGAAAATCTCTTGAGGAGATTGAAAAGGTTTGGGAGAAATAA
- a CDS encoding DUF3127 domain-containing protein, which yields MELTGTIKKISDLQTFASGFQKKELVLLTEEQYPQPINIEFTQDKVDLLNAYKVGDSVKVHINIRGREWTSPQGEVKYFNSIVGWRMEKGGASDFNEPTQATPSQGQPAAENKNVFAEDEDDDLPF from the coding sequence ATGGAATTAACAGGAACAATCAAGAAGATTTCTGATTTACAAACATTTGCAAGCGGATTTCAAAAAAAAGAACTCGTTCTTTTGACTGAAGAACAGTATCCACAACCAATCAATATCGAATTTACCCAAGATAAAGTTGATTTGCTGAACGCATACAAAGTTGGAGATAGCGTAAAAGTTCATATCAATATCAGAGGAAGAGAATGGACAAGTCCTCAAGGTGAAGTAAAGTATTTCAACTCTATCGTAGGATGGAGAATGGAAAAAGGTGGTGCTTCCGATTTCAACGAGCCTACTCAAGCAACTCCAAGTCAAGGTCAACCGGCTGCTGAGAACAAGAACGTTTTCGCAGAGGACGAAGATGACGATTTGCCATTCTAA
- a CDS encoding N-formylglutamate amidohydrolase codes for MEIFKIIEPKTSKVPIIISVPHAGTFIPEDIKFKMNPELSDKLDDTDWFIDKLYGFATDLGITIIKANYSRWVVDLNRNPENQPLYNDGRVITDVVTVTDFNGNQIYKNNYIPDSQEVARRIELYHKPYHEKLEELLQQTKAEFGKVLLFDAHSIRKSVPGIRSEDFPDLILGDNDETSASSELISTTIYSLKSTGYEFSHNHPFKGGYITRSFGKPTENIHALQLEMCKTNYMDASEMSYDETNAERIQVVLKETLVNLIEQMKFI; via the coding sequence ATGGAAATCTTTAAAATCATTGAACCCAAAACTTCAAAAGTTCCCATAATCATTAGTGTTCCTCACGCAGGCACTTTCATTCCAGAAGATATTAAATTTAAAATGAATCCCGAATTGTCTGATAAATTGGACGACACAGACTGGTTCATCGATAAGCTTTATGGTTTTGCAACTGACTTGGGAATTACAATTATTAAAGCCAATTACAGCAGATGGGTTGTCGACCTTAATAGAAATCCAGAAAACCAACCACTTTACAATGACGGAAGAGTGATTACGGATGTTGTGACCGTGACGGATTTTAATGGAAATCAGATTTATAAAAATAATTACATTCCGGATTCTCAGGAAGTTGCAAGACGCATTGAATTGTATCACAAACCTTATCACGAGAAATTGGAAGAACTTTTACAACAGACAAAAGCTGAATTCGGGAAAGTTTTGTTGTTTGATGCGCATTCGATAAGGAAGTCTGTTCCGGGAATTCGTTCTGAGGATTTTCCGGATTTGATTCTTGGCGATAACGATGAAACTTCTGCAAGTTCTGAATTAATAAGCACAACAATCTATTCTCTAAAAAGCACAGGTTACGAGTTTTCTCACAATCATCCTTTCAAAGGTGGTTACATCACGAGAAGTTTTGGAAAACCTACAGAAAACATTCACGCTTTGCAACTGGAAATGTGCAAGACGAATTATATGGATGCTTCGGAAATGAGTTATGACGAGACTAATGCGGAGAGAATTCAGGTGGTTTTGAAAGAGACTTTGGTAAATCTTATCGAGCAAATGAAATTTATTTGA